One segment of Chionomys nivalis chromosome 3, mChiNiv1.1, whole genome shotgun sequence DNA contains the following:
- the LOC130870753 gene encoding olfactory receptor 7A17-like, which produces MGTKNETQISQFLLLGISEDPRWQPVLFGFFLAMYLVTVFGNLLIILITISDSHLHTPMYFFLSNLSFVDVCFTSTTVPKMLMNLQSHCKFIMYRDCITQMLSFLFFPVLDIYLLTIMAYDRYVAICHPLHYTVIMNPRLCVLMVLVSWIANSLHISSQGFMVLQLSFCTELKINHFFCEMNQVLQLTCSENFVNVLIMYLLPMVLAAGSLIAILCSYYKILSCIDAISSAQGKYKAFSTCASHLSVVSLFYCTGIGLYLSSVVTENTQATARASVLYSVVTPMLNPFVYCLRNKEIKSAVKKLLR; this is translated from the coding sequence ATGGGGACAAAGAATGAAACACAAATTTCACAATTTCTTCTTCTGGGAATTTCAGAAGACCCAAGGTGGCAACCTGTCCTCTTTGGATTTTTCCTGGCAATGTACCTGGTCACAGTGTTTGGGAACCTGCTCATCATCCTGATCACGATCTCAGACTCtcacctgcacacacccatgtacttcttTCTCTCCAACTTGTCATTTGTGGATGTCTGTTTCACCTCCACCACTGTGCCAAAGATGCTAATGAACCTCCAGTCACATTGTAAATTCATAATGTATAGAGACTGCATCAcccaaatgctttcctttttattctttccagTACTGGACATTTATCTGCTTACCATAATGGCTTATGACCGATATGTGGCCATTTGTCACCCCTTGCATTACACAGTCATCATGAATCCCAGGCTCTGTGTTTTGATGGTTCTGGTGTCCTGGATAGCAAATTCCCTGCATATCTCATCACAAGGCTTCATGGTGCTGCAGTTATCCTTCTGTACAGAATTGAAAATCAATCACTTTTTCTGTGAGATGAATCAGGTGTTACAACTCACCTGTTCAGAAAATTTTGTTAATGTTCTCATCATGTATCTTTTACCTATGGTGTTGGCAGCTGGATCCCTCATCGCCATCCTCTGTTCTTACTACAAGATTCTTTCCTGCATAGATGCCATCTCATCAGCTCAAGGGAAATACAAAGCCTTTTCCACGTGTGCATCCCATCTCTCCGTTGTCTCcttattttattgtacaggaatagGTCTTTATCTGAGTTCTGTTGTAACAGAAAACACACAGGCAACTGCAAGAGCTTCAGTTTTATACAGTGTGGTCACCCCTATGTTGAATCCCTTTGTCTATTGTCtgaggaataaagaaataaaaagtgctGTGAAAAAGTTATTGAGATAG